One Saccharomycodes ludwigii strain NBRC 1722 chromosome VI, whole genome shotgun sequence DNA segment encodes these proteins:
- the CRH1 gene encoding transglycosylase (similar to Saccharomyces cerevisiae YGR189C | CRH1 | Congo Red Hypersensitive) yields the protein MPAPKLFLLPIFLLLSAFFNNVHATSSACNPLSATAACSPNKALATSYVDTFSEQSSFFSNYTSTGEITYSEEDGMKMTMNKRFDNPGLKSNFYIMYGRLEIEFKCANGQGIVSSFYLQSDDLDEIDIEWLGGDSTQFQSNYFSKGNVTTYDRGEFHTVSNPCDTFHTYGIDWDMDKTVWSVDGQTVRTLLNTSNEGYPQSPMAIYIGLWAGGDPTNPSGTIEWAGGETDYTDLPFYMFVKSMTVSDYSTGSTYSYSDQTGNWESIVASDGAVYGRYEEAVEAFNTLVSNSTVSSSSNGTATTSATTSVSASTSDSVPASSSVFTSTSASDSVPASSSVFSFTNSSFTSSSTIINSSTASYIFTSELSYSSLSSSIDSSSSQDSTSVPTTTTLTTKPKSSSASSISNSTTKKAVTVSSSNDGYINNLNGALTILFIGILSLL from the coding sequence ATGCCAGCAcctaaattatttttactaccaatatttttattattatcagcaTTCTTCAATAATGTACATGCAACCTCAAGCGCATGCAATCCATTATCAGCCACCGCTGCTTGTTCCCCAAATAAAGCATTAGCTACAAGTTATGTGGACACTTTTTCCGAACAATCTTCATTTTTCTCCAATTATACCTCTACAGGAGAAATCACATATAGCGAAGAAGATGGTATGAAAATGACAATGAATAAAAGATTCGATAATCCCGGTTTAAAatctaatttttatatcatGTATGGCAGACTGgaaattgaatttaaatGTGCCAATGGCCAAGGTATTGTATCCAGTTTTTATTTGCAAAGTGATGATTTGGATGAAATCGATATTGAATGGTTAGGTGGTGACAGTACGCAATTTCAATCAAATTATTTCAGTAAGGGAAATGTTACTACATATGATAGAGGTGAATTTCATACCGTTAGTAATCCATGTGACACCTTCCATACTTATGGCATTGATTGGGATATGGACAAAACAGTCTGGTCGGTAGATGGCCAAACCGTTAGAACCCTTTTAAATACGAGTAATGAGGGCTATCCACAATCTCCAATGGCTATATATATTGGTTTGTGGGCCGGTGGAGATCCTACTAACCCAAGTGGTACTATAGAATGGGCTGGAGGTGAAACCGATTATACTGATTTGCCATTTTACATGTTTGTTAAGAGCATGACTGTTTCTGATTATTCTACCGGGTCCACATACAGTTATAGTGATCAGACGGGAAATTGGGAATCTATCGTTGCTTCTGATGGAGCAGTGTATGGAAGATATGAAGAAGCCGTCGAGGCTTTCAATACATTGGTATCTAATTCTACTGTTAGCTCATCTAGTAATGGCACTGCCACTACATCTGCCACTACATCTGTCTCTGCTTCTACCTCTGATTCAGTCCCTGCTTCTTCTTCAGTCTTTACCTCTACATCTGCCTCTGATTCAGTCCCTGCTTCTTCCTCAgtgttttcttttactaattcttcttttacTAGTTCTTCTACAATTATTAACAGCTCAACCGCTAGTTATATCTTCACTAGTGAACTCAGCTATTCCTCACTTTCTTCCAGTATTGATTCGTCTTCCAGTCAGGATTCTACCTCTGTACCAACTACTACTACATTAACTACCAAACCTAAGAGTTCTTCCGCTAGCAGTATCTCTAATAGCACCACCAAAAAAGCTGTTACAGTTTCTTCATCCAACGATGGTtatatcaataatttaaatggAGCATTAACAATACTTTTTATCggtattttatctttattataa
- the NAS6 gene encoding Nas6p (similar to Saccharomyces cerevisiae YGR232W | NAS6 | Non-ATPase Subunit 6), which produces MGAYLKGKNHEHTTNNNNTKNKVVHLTGIVLGTSIFNKILFILNSKTLRFVYISLDNNEEDLWEICRSDFKKLMKKKSTNPTTYIIDKLQQDDKIMKLCCSFVEKIGSSNLNSNNFAFDLIFGTNFQKKVWRQLENVSTGTTATYKDISKEINCPRAYRAVGTACGANKLALLIPCHRIVNSKENTSGLNYRWGSDIKVRLVFISHLNNNNNKKNNTKSRNKVLTLIMLDEYPVHKACIDGDLPLLKELLLDVQDKKKIKQILKSEDNDQRTPIHWAISYKHLYAVEALIRKFNQVDLDIDDLYDGSGWNPFHVACSVGDLNIVKLLFNTLDNKPNVNQQTKYNRVTGLHLVASKNNIELASYLITVLKASVSIKDAKGQIPLHRACCVPNSINMVKLLCDHQSPINLKDTVDGWTPLHHALAEGNVAVAILLVTEYDADYKTIRDKDDKLPVDVSCNDTVRQEFLANVE; this is translated from the exons ATGGGTGCGTatttaaaaggaaaaaatcaTGAACatactactaataacaacaacacaaaaaataaagtggTACACTTGACTGGGATAGTTCTAGGGACCTCcattttcaacaaaatattgtttataCTTAATTCAAAAACTCTAAGATTTGTGTATATATCTTTAGACAATAATGAAGAGGATTTATGGGAAATTTGTAGAagtgattttaaaaaattaatgaaaaaaaaaagtaccAATCCAACAACTTATATCATTGACAAACTTCAACAAGACGATAAAATTATGAAACTGTGTTGTTCTTTTGTCGAAAAAATTGGTAGTTCCAACTTaaattccaataattttgcctttgatttaatatttggaacgaattttcaaaaaaaagtttggaGACAACTTGAGAATGTATCTACAGGTACTACAGCAACATACAAGGACATTTCTAAAGAAATTAACTGCCCAAGAGCTTATCGAGCTGTGGGAACAGCGTGTGGCGCTAATAAATTGGCATTATTAATCCCTTGCCATAGAATAGTTAATAGTAAGGAAAATACAAGCGGTTTGAACTATAGATGGGGGTCTGATATCAAG gtcCGTCTTGTATTCATCTCACAtttaaacaacaacaacaacaaaaagaataatactAAAAGTAGAAATAAAGTATTAACCCTAATAATGTTAGACGAATATCCAGTTCATAAAGCTTGTATAGATGGTGATCTACCcttattaaaagaactTTTACTAGATGTCcaggataaaaaaaaaataaagcagATTTTAAAGAGTGAAGATAATGACCAACGCACACCCATCCATTGGGCCATTTCATACAAACACCTGTATGCGGTTGAAGCATTAATTAGAAAGTTTAATCAAGTTGATTTGGATATTGATGATTTGTATGATGGTTCTGGTTGGAATCCTTTCCACGTAGCTTGCTCTGTTGGTGATTTAAATATCGTAAAGTTGCTCTTCAATACTTTAGACAATAAACCTAATGTCAACcaacaaacaaaatataatagaGTCACCGGTTTACATTTGGTAGCttctaaaaacaatatagaACTGGCTTCATATTTAATTACAGTACTAAAAGCATCCGTTAGTATCAAAGATGCAAAGGGTCAAATCCCATTACACAGGGCCTGTTGTGTACCAAACTCTATCAATATGGTTAAATTGTTATGCGACCATCAAAGTCCCATCAATTTGAAAGATACCGTTGATGGATGGACACCGTTACATCATGCTTTGGCAGAGGGTaatgttgctgttgctatTTTACTAGTCACTGAATATGATGCTGACTATAAGACTATTAGAGATAAGGATGATAAACTGCCCGTGGATGTTTCTTGCAATGACACTGTTCGCCAAGAATTCTTAGCTAATGTGgaataa